A DNA window from Sporosarcina sp. ANT_H38 contains the following coding sequences:
- the mreD gene encoding rod shape-determining protein MreD, whose product MIRFIIPLIAVLLFFLEPVFSLFSPVNVGSDSYTLVPRFVIVYLIFIAVYYSKRHAIVYGIVLGLLYDMYHIDIIGLYAFLYPLICFITTLIIRQIHRHIVTVMFLALFLIIVLEVLSYFFVSLVSLTSIGLDEFITGRLIPTIIANSIFVGMFGWFFQTLIYKRVIERQGETL is encoded by the coding sequence ATGATCCGGTTCATCATCCCTCTTATTGCCGTCTTGTTATTTTTCCTAGAGCCTGTTTTCAGTCTGTTTTCACCAGTAAACGTTGGTAGCGATAGTTATACACTTGTTCCACGATTTGTTATCGTGTACCTTATCTTTATAGCAGTCTATTACAGCAAACGACATGCAATCGTTTACGGAATCGTACTTGGACTCTTGTATGATATGTATCATATTGATATTATTGGATTATATGCATTTCTCTATCCTTTGATCTGCTTTATTACTACACTGATTATTCGCCAAATCCATCGCCATATTGTTACGGTGATGTTCCTAGCGTTATTTCTGATTATTGTGCTTGAAGTACTATCATATTTTTTCGTTAGTCTCGTTTCATTGACATCTATTGGACTGGATGAATTCATTACAGGTAGGCTTATACCAACGATAATTGCCAATTCAATTTTCGTTGGTATGTTCGGTTGGTTTTTCCAGACTCTTATTTATAAGAGAGTAATAGAACGACAAGGCGAAACTTTGTAA
- the minC gene encoding septum site-determining protein MinC, whose protein sequence is MTKQQYVTIKGTKDGLVLRLDDKCAYSDMIAELRRKVEEDGLEGLAEVRVHTGSRYCNEEELREIMNTIHSSPNLRVSKIQSDVITMEECNRKVLENQSETYIGIVRSGQVVQAEGDLVVVGDVNPNGRVVAAGSIYVLGRLKGIAHAGSSGNTKAVIAASWLEATHLIIADKMETMTDELTILSEQPEMECAYLHPNGFIAIDRLQELRILRPGLSSFKGGS, encoded by the coding sequence ATGACGAAACAGCAATATGTAACAATAAAAGGGACAAAGGATGGACTTGTTCTTCGGCTTGACGACAAATGCGCTTATTCGGACATGATTGCCGAACTCCGTAGAAAAGTTGAGGAAGATGGCTTAGAAGGACTTGCGGAAGTGCGGGTTCATACTGGAAGCCGCTACTGCAATGAAGAAGAATTGCGGGAAATTATGAACACGATTCATAGTTCCCCGAATTTACGCGTATCGAAAATCCAAAGTGATGTTATCACGATGGAAGAATGCAACAGAAAAGTGCTCGAAAACCAATCCGAAACCTATATAGGCATCGTGCGATCGGGTCAGGTTGTACAGGCAGAAGGGGACCTTGTTGTCGTTGGTGACGTGAATCCCAACGGTCGCGTCGTCGCTGCAGGCAGCATCTATGTTCTTGGAAGACTGAAAGGGATCGCTCATGCAGGCTCAAGTGGTAATACAAAGGCTGTTATTGCGGCTTCTTGGCTTGAAGCAACACATCTTATAATCGCGGACAAGATGGAAACGATGACGGATGAGTTAACGATTTTGTCGGAACAACCGGAAATGGAATGTGCTTATTTGCATCCGAACGGCTTCATCGCCATTGATCGCCTGCAAGAACTCCGGATTCTTCGACCTGGTCTGTCATCATTCAAAGGAGGAAGCTAG
- the minD gene encoding septum site-determining protein MinD produces the protein MGEAIVITSGKGGVGKTTTSANLGTALALQGKKVCLIDTDIGLRNLDVILGLENRIIYDLVDVIEGRCKVQQALVKDKRFEDGLFLLPAAQTTDKNSINPEQMKTLVTELKRDYDYILIDCPAGIEQGFKNAIAGADRAIVVTTPEISAVRDADRIIGLLEQEDIEPPKLIINRIRRHLMNKGDSLDVNDITTHLSIDLLGIILDDESVITSSNKGEPVVMDPSNPAAIGYRNIARRILGESVPLMSLDTGKSGFFGKLKNLFSK, from the coding sequence GTGGGAGAAGCAATCGTAATAACATCTGGTAAAGGTGGTGTCGGCAAGACGACGACATCCGCAAATCTTGGAACCGCATTGGCTCTCCAAGGTAAAAAAGTGTGTCTAATTGACACTGATATCGGCCTCCGTAATCTTGACGTCATCCTTGGTCTTGAAAATCGAATTATTTACGATCTCGTGGATGTCATAGAAGGGCGCTGCAAAGTCCAGCAAGCACTCGTTAAGGATAAACGCTTTGAGGACGGACTTTTTTTATTGCCGGCTGCCCAGACTACTGATAAAAACTCAATCAACCCTGAACAGATGAAAACATTGGTCACTGAACTGAAAAGGGATTATGACTATATATTGATCGACTGTCCAGCTGGAATTGAACAAGGATTTAAAAATGCAATTGCCGGTGCAGATCGCGCTATTGTCGTCACGACACCTGAAATTTCAGCTGTCCGTGATGCTGACAGGATCATTGGCCTGCTCGAGCAGGAAGACATTGAACCGCCGAAACTCATCATTAACCGCATTAGGCGGCATCTCATGAATAAGGGCGATTCGCTTGACGTCAATGACATTACGACACATTTGTCGATTGATTTGCTTGGCATCATTTTGGATGACGAAAGTGTTATCACTTCCTCGAACAAGGGAGAGCCTGTCGTTATGGACCCATCGAACCCCGCCGCAATCGGTTATCGTAACATCGCGCGTCGTATCCTTGGCGAATCCGTTCCGCTCATGTCTCTCGACACCGGTAAATCTGGATTCTTCGGCAAACTTAAAAACCTGTTTTCGAAATAG
- a CDS encoding M23 family metallopeptidase, protein MKWRTKWMVAIVLTLGVIGVAKLEDAGVIREPVTQYVTSGKDFLAMKKWVATMIKDPEDEKIAVMADPQQEDPFSAYESMQPYKDGVIVSYTQSLPIDAQENGLVIFTGFTRESGKTITVLYDSGDEVTYGYVGTFTKLPYTVVKKGDTLALMDEGAIYLKVKRDGVKMDASLLPTYLSGGEQ, encoded by the coding sequence TTGAAATGGAGAACAAAGTGGATGGTAGCAATTGTGTTAACGCTCGGGGTGATTGGTGTGGCGAAGTTAGAGGATGCGGGTGTAATTCGGGAGCCTGTTACGCAGTATGTTACTTCTGGTAAGGATTTTTTGGCTATGAAGAAGTGGGTTGCAACGATGATTAAAGATCCTGAAGACGAAAAAATTGCGGTCATGGCAGATCCACAACAGGAAGACCCATTTTCCGCGTACGAATCAATGCAGCCATATAAAGATGGTGTGATCGTATCCTATACGCAATCATTGCCGATTGATGCGCAAGAGAATGGACTCGTCATTTTTACAGGTTTCACCCGAGAATCGGGGAAGACCATCACGGTACTATATGATAGTGGAGATGAAGTGACGTATGGTTACGTCGGCACATTTACCAAACTGCCGTATACAGTTGTGAAAAAAGGGGACACGCTGGCGCTAATGGATGAAGGAGCAATTTATCTGAAGGTGAAGCGTGATGGGGTGAAAATGGATGCATCGCTATTGCCGACATATCTCTCGGGAGGAGAACAATGA
- a CDS encoding M50 family metallopeptidase has protein sequence MKFRLHPVLLPFFIFLIMTGSISIYAIIFISLLIHEAGHLLAAYLTGMRIRSCTIMPYGGEIVIRNKHIAPRRDRLIVALSGPLATLLLLLIAMWIPFPGDDQVIRIQVALLVLNLLPILPLDGGQVICALLETSDSLYRTRSLVLLHSIFFLCAGIILLLIDLPKTLPYLLLATFLLFQNISAFRFRKYEKAFAEIKLNRLT, from the coding sequence ATGAAATTTAGGCTCCATCCTGTTCTCCTGCCATTTTTTATATTTTTAATCATGACCGGCAGCATTTCGATCTATGCCATTATATTTATTTCGCTTCTGATCCATGAAGCCGGTCATCTTCTTGCTGCCTATCTTACTGGAATGCGCATACGATCGTGTACAATCATGCCATACGGCGGCGAAATCGTTATTCGGAACAAGCACATAGCACCTAGAAGAGATCGTTTAATCGTCGCGCTCAGCGGTCCTCTGGCGACACTACTACTACTTTTAATCGCAATGTGGATTCCGTTTCCGGGTGACGATCAAGTTATCCGGATCCAAGTCGCATTGTTAGTACTTAACTTACTACCCATTCTCCCGCTAGATGGTGGACAAGTAATTTGTGCACTTTTAGAGACAAGCGATTCCCTTTATCGAACACGATCGCTCGTTTTACTGCATTCCATTTTTTTTCTTTGCGCTGGTATTATCCTGCTATTAATTGATTTACCTAAGACATTGCCTTATTTACTTCTCGCCACGTTCCTACTGTTTCAAAACATCTCCGCTTTTCGATTCCGAAAATATGAAAAAGCGTTTGCAGAAATAAAATTAAATAGATTGACGTAA
- the rplU gene encoding 50S ribosomal protein L21, whose protein sequence is MYAIIETGGKQIKVEKGQEIYIEKVAGEADEIVTFNRVLFVGGEDVKVGVPFVEGATVTGTVVKQGRAKKITVFKYKPKKNYHRKQGHRQPYTKIVIDGINL, encoded by the coding sequence ATGTACGCAATTATTGAAACTGGTGGAAAACAGATCAAAGTTGAAAAAGGCCAGGAAATCTACATTGAAAAAGTAGCTGGTGAAGCTGACGAAATCGTCACTTTTAACAGAGTTCTATTCGTAGGTGGAGAAGACGTGAAAGTAGGCGTTCCTTTCGTGGAAGGTGCTACAGTAACAGGAACTGTTGTTAAACAGGGCCGTGCTAAAAAAATCACAGTTTTCAAATACAAGCCGAAAAAGAACTACCACAGAAAACAAGGTCATCGTCAGCCATACACGAAAATCGTCATTGACGGTATCAACCTGTAA
- a CDS encoding ribosomal-processing cysteine protease Prp, producing MIKIIIKKQSTGRINSFEMTGHANFAEYGKDLVCAAASAVSFGAVNAIIALTGKTPEIQQGSDGGYLKVIFPETKENDHDTQLIVKSMIVSLQTIENDYGQHIKIILK from the coding sequence ATGATCAAAATCATCATCAAGAAACAATCTACGGGTCGCATCAACTCTTTTGAGATGACGGGCCACGCTAATTTTGCGGAATACGGAAAAGACCTTGTCTGTGCAGCTGCATCTGCAGTATCATTTGGTGCTGTCAATGCTATCATTGCACTAACAGGCAAAACCCCTGAGATTCAACAAGGATCAGACGGTGGTTATTTGAAAGTCATTTTTCCGGAAACTAAAGAAAACGATCACGATACACAGTTGATTGTTAAATCGATGATTGTTTCATTGCAGACGATTGAAAATGACTATGGGCAACATATAAAAATTATCCTTAAATAG
- the rpmA gene encoding 50S ribosomal protein L27 codes for MLRLDLQFFASKKGVGSTRNGRDSHSKRLGAKRADGQFVTGGSILYRQRGTKIHPGENVGRGGDDTLFAKVDGVVRFERFGRDKKKVSVYPEVQEA; via the coding sequence ATGCTACGTTTAGATCTCCAGTTTTTCGCATCGAAAAAAGGGGTAGGTTCTACTCGGAACGGTCGTGACTCTCACTCGAAACGTCTTGGCGCAAAACGCGCGGACGGACAGTTTGTTACTGGCGGCTCAATCCTTTATCGTCAGCGCGGAACGAAAATTCATCCAGGTGAAAACGTCGGTCGCGGTGGTGACGATACTCTTTTCGCAAAAGTTGACGGCGTCGTTCGTTTCGAACGTTTTGGTCGTGACAAAAAGAAAGTTAGCGTATACCCTGAAGTTCAGGAAGCTTAA